The stretch of DNA GTTTTGTTTCACTATTTTATAAATATTACAAAAATGTAATTTCTATCAAATTCACCTGTCATTATTGGTTTGATTTAAATCAAAATTTACGTTTCTGCTTAAATATCAATATGTTAGATTTTTCTAATTTAAGCTACTCAACAGGCTTCTATTTACGTTATTTTGGCCATGCCAATTCGGAGGGATGACCGAGCTGGGTTAATGTGTTCAGTAATTGTGGAGTTTGAAATAGATCACCACTATTAGGGGGCGCGATATATTGGTAATGCTGGTTGGCAAATATAAATTCGATGGCATAGGCGTGCAAATAGCCTCGATCAGCAGCAGTGCCAGCGTAGCGCTCGTCGCCTAAAATTGGGCTCCCCAAGCTTTTCATTGCGACGCGCAGTTGGTGAGTTCGGCCGCTTAAGGGTTTAAGTACAAACAGGCGTTGACCTTCGCCTAAGCCATAACTAAAAAACTGCGTAACCGCAGACAGGCCCCCATCTCGTACTAGTTTCCAGCTACCATTGCGACCTTTCTCCATGCCACCTTTCACCCAACCCTGTTTTTTGCTGGGTTTTTTGTCACTTAAAGCCAGATAGTATTTTTGTATCCGATGTTCGGCGAACAACTGTGAAAAATAGCGTGCCGACTCGCTGCTGCGTGCTAAGAGCAGGATGCCGGAGGTCATTTTATCCAACCGGTGTACCGTGAATAACTCGGTTAAGCCTGTTTGAATACGCACCAAATCCACCAGGCTGATCTGGTCAGCAGTGTGGTGAAAATCCAGATTCGCTGGTTTATTGATCACAATAAACTCGGGCTGAATGTCGAGGATGGTAATCACGGGGTTGAGACTCATGTTGATTTATTGATCCACTGATTGCCAAAATTGACCAGCAAAACGCCGACCACGATCAAGGCTGCGCCCAATAATCTTGGCCAGCTAATTTCGCGCAAAGGCAGGCCCAGCCAGCCAAATTTATCAAACAGCAAGGAGGCAATAACTTGTCCACCAATAATCAGCGCCATCATGCTGGCTGCACCGAGCTTAGGCGCGATTAAGGTCGTACCAAATACAAACATCGCACCCATTATCCCGCCCAGCAGCATCCACGGTTCGGCTTTTGGCAGCGCGAGCAGGCCGGAAAATTTTTGCCCAGTGATCAGTGACATCAGAATCAGGGTAATCATGCCAACTGCAAATGACACCAGTGCCGCAAGCGGGGTACTACCGCCAATTACGGCCTTTAATTGGTTATTGACCGCGGCTTGAAGTGGCACGATCAGGCCAATAATCAAAGCAAACAGCGTATAAAACGATTGCATACGGCATCCATAGTAGGTGGGGTGGCTGATTTTACCGCTTTCACGTCGCGGCAAGGCATAAGTTTGCTCGAAAAAAGCTATCAATCGTGTGCTGAGCACGTAAAATGAAAGCTCAGCAAATCATAAAAATAGGTAGTAGACCGATGCACCACATTAGCGCCATCGAACTGAAAACATGGCTAGATGACAGCAGTTTGATTCCCCCGAAATTACTGGATGTTCGCGAGGCATGGGAGTTTGCCTTGTGTCATATTCCCAGGAGCGAACATATTCCGATGGGTAATATTCCTGCAGATCAGGCGCGGCTAGACCCAGATGCCACTTATGTCGTGATTTGCCACCATGGCGTACGCAGCTATCAGGTGGCTGGCTTTCTTGAGCGGCAGGGCTTTGAAAATATGATTAATCTGGATGGTGGCGTCGCAGCTTGGGCAGAGCAGGTTGATCCGGCAATGGCAACATACTAAGCTGGGTATCGGGCTGTAGTGCTTTCTGCATTTTGACTAAATCGAGATACCTCAGGCGAGGCTGATTCATGTATCGAATACCGCAGTTTCTAAGTTTGCTTGAGCATGAATTGATCGAGCAGCCTGACCTCTATGCCGATATGAAAGCGGTTATGCAATTTGAGCCGCATTCTTTATTGGCTTGGCTTCCATTACTCGATTATGCCGAGAGCAAATTGGGTGATCTCGATACTGTAGTGAAATGGTTAACTTGCCCGCATGCCGATTTGAATGGCCAGCCCCCAGCTATTTTAGTCGGCACCCCCGGTGGTGTTGAGCGCGCAAAAGCCTTGATTGCGATTTATGAGCCGCCGCCTTGGCGTCAGCGTTAAATCCTTCAACCCCCATTGATGCAATAAGCCTACGACAGCTTACAATTTGCTTATCTTTTGCTCTGGACTGTGCTTAGATATGCTCTGGCTTGCGATTGATCGGCAAGCGAAAGGGGGCCAAATGAAAGCTATGCAGAGGCTGGTACTGGGGTTAAGCCTCTTCAGTTACGTGCCAATGGCATGGCCAACGACGCAAGCCCGCGCAGTGTTTTTGCTCAGTAGCGGCAACAGTATGCCGATGCTGGAAGTCAAAAACGACCAACCGCAGCGGGGTATTCTGAAAGATGTCGCGCTGGCACTGGCGAGCGAGCTAAATCGCCAAGCGCAATTTAAGGTCTTGCCCCGTAAGCGTTTAGAGCAGGAGTTGGTTTCAGGCAGCGCAGATTTATACTGCTACACCATGCCAAAATGGCTCAGCGCCGATGTGCAGTGGAGCCAACCCCTCATTCGGAACCACGATGTGATTGCCACCCGTGCCGATACACGGCCCCCCAAATCATTGGGCGAGCTGAAAGGGAAACCCCTGGGCACCGTGCTAGGATATGTCTATCCCGAACTTGAGCAAACGCTTGGGCCTGCTTTTCGCCGCGATGACGGGTTCAGTGAAACACAAAATCTGCGCAAATTACTTGCCAATCGGCATAATTATTTATTGATTAGCGAGGCTGAGTGGCTTTATTTGCGATCCAACCCCACCATGCGTGCGCAATTAAATCCCGACTATCTGCGTATCAGTAGTTATGACAATTATTGCGCCTTAAGCCGTAAAAGCTCCATTTCCTTACAATCACTCAATAGCGCAATTGCCAAATTGAAAAAACAAAACCGATTTACCGCGATTCAGTCGCAATACTATTGATTTTAATGAGCAAAACCATCAGGTTTAGCTTGGTAGAACTCTATCTTTTGTACATTCGCGGTTGTTGGTGGCGGGGCTTTTAAAATGTGAGGTTTCATTTTGCCAACCACGTGCATCTCACACGGTTTGCAGTCAAAGTCTAGGCGGTAGCTCTCGCTGCCCGAGCTGAGCGTCATCGATTCGGCCTTGATCTGGCCCTTCACGCCAATCACACCTTTGGCCTGTTTCGGGCACAAATTAAAGCTAAAGCGCAGGCAATGCTTGGTCACCATCAGCGGCACTTCACCGGCTTCTTCGTGCGCTTCATACGCGGCAGCGATTAATTTAACGCCGTGTTTGGCATAAAACTCGCGCGCTTTGGCGTTGTACACATTACCCAAGAATGATAGCGTTTCATCAGGGTATAGGGCTGGCGGCTCAACAGGCGCTTTACGTTCAGGCCTATACCATGCCGCAACGCGCTCAGCTTCTAATTTTTCAACGACATCGCGACGCAGCGCATTAATCACCGAAGCGGGTGCAAACCACGGTTGCGATAAATTAAGCGCCACGTCTTCGGCGTAGAACATCGTATTGCCGAGCTTGGCTAAATTGTCGCGTAGCGTGCTCCACGCTTTGTCGGCGTTTTGCGCGATTTCGAGCTGCAGCTCGACTTGCGCCGTCGCGCTACAGCCGTCTGCGTCAGTCATCGTCAGTGCGAGGCCTGAACTGGTTTCGTTCAAGGTCAGCCAAGCGCCGATTTTACGTTCGGCCGATTTTTTGGTCAGCGCTTGCTCCCACGCATGATCGCGGTTGCGGTGAATCGGTGTACCGGCTTTGAGGCCGACCAGTTCACTCATCATTTCATTCGGGAACACGCGCCAGATGCCGGCGGCTTTATTGGCCGCTTCCACTGTGTTCGCTTGCACGCCGATCACTTCCCGTTTTTTCATGAAGTTCAGCCCGTCGCCATTGCTCATCGCATCATTCTGATCGGCGACTTCGAGTTCAAAGTACTTGTCGGTCACTTTGGTGACGGTGCCCAGCGGCACGCCGACGTATTTGGGCGAATCAAATGCGCCGATGTCTTCTTTGCGCGCGGTGGCAAAGTAATCGGTGTGGCCGCGGTGGAACGATTTATCAACATTTGGGCGGAAGAAAATATCACTACGGCCGCTCGAAGCTGGGGCAAATTCGCTGCGGCTTTCCATGATTTCGTCGAGCAGCAAACGGTAATGCGCCGTGATGTTTTTGACGTACTGCATGTCTTTGTAGCGGCCTTCGATCTTGAACGAGCGCACGCCCGCGTCGATCAGCGCTTCCAGATTATTGGTCTGATCGTTGTCTTTCATCGATAGCAGATGTTTATCAAACGCCACCACACGACCATTTTGATCGGTCAGCGTGTACGGCAAACGACAGGCTTGCGAGCAATCGCCACGATTGGCGCTGCGGCCAGTGTGCGCGTGGCTGATATTGCATTGGCCTGAAAACGCGACGCACAGTGCACCGTGAATAAAGTATTCAATCGTCGCTCTGTCGCCCATGAAGTCGCTGATTTGCTTGACCTTACCCAAGCCCAATTCGCGCGCAAGGACAACTTGCGAGAAACCCACATCGGCCAAAAATGCCGCTTTTTCTGGTGTGCGAATATCGCACTGGGTACTGGCATGCAGTTGAATCGGCGGAATATCGAGCGAAAGTACGCCCATGTCTTGCACGATGAGCGCGTCAACACCGGCTTCGTAGAGCTGAATAATCTGCTGGCGCGCGGGTTCAAGCTCGGAGTCATGCAAAATCGTATTGAGTGTCACGAAAATGCGTGAATGGTAGCGATGCGCAAATTTCACTAGTTCAGCAATATCTTCAATCGAGTTCGCTGCATTGTGGCGCGCACCAAATCCCGGGCCCCCGATATAGACTGCATCCGCACCGTGCAAAATGGCTTCGCGGCCGATTTCGGCGTTTTTGGCAGGGGAGAGGAGTTCGAGTTGGTGCGGCAGCAGCATGGGTATTCCGAGGTTGAAGCTTTAAGGGGCGGAAGTATAGCGGAATCAAAGGCTTGTGCGGTATTTTTACGTGGTTTTTAACAGAAAATACTTAACGCTGGCGCGTTTTGGCCGCGGTTTTCTCGCTGTACATGGCCTGATCGGCTTGAGCGAGTAATTCGTCAGTACTAACGGGGTGCGCTGCGGAAAAATGCGCCATGCCAACGCTGAAAGAAATGCCGTATTCGGCTGAGAGGCGTTGTGCGTGTTCGCTTAAATCACGAATCCACTGCTGTGGATTTTGTTGTTCGAGCAAAGCTACAAATTCATCTCCACCCAGACGAAACGCCAATGCCCCCTGATAGCTAAGCTTGCGTGCGCAGCGTTGCAGAACCAGATCACCCACGTCGTGTCCGAATTGATCATTGACGGGTTTGAAATTATTTACGTCAATGTAAAGCAACGTGCCACTTTCTCCGGTTTGCAATTTTTGCGCTAGGTATTCAAACAGGGCGCGGCGATTGCCCAAACCAGTTAGCTCATCGGTATAGGCCTGTTGATACAGCGATTGTTGTAGTGCGCGGCTGCGAGCGTTTTCGTTGTGGAGTTGTTCAATCAGGTGATTGCGGTTATTCATTACTCGCAAAAAGGTCAGGCCGATCAGGCAAAAACCAATCGCAAATAAAAGATCGTCCACCGTATCTGCAAACTTTCCCCAGTAGCCTTGGCCGTTGAGTAAACCATCGAGGTAATCAAAGATATAGCCGAACCAATAAATGAGTACCCCGACAATAAATGGGCGCAGCAATGCTTCTTGATAATTGAGTTTACGCCAGATCAGAATGAGCACGGTGCTGGTTAGAATTACCCCATATAAATCATGCACATCAGGTAGCGGAATAAACTCTAATAGGGCGCGAAACCCCAGTAATAACAAAATCCACTGCCAAGTATTGATTTTGTCCATCCCAACCTCGCCCGCCCAAGTCGCCATTGTGCACGCCATCACAAACCTTCAGTATAGTGCGCAATGTTGTTTTTCTGTTTGAAATTAAGGCTTGGGTATGTGGCTAAGTGCCAATCATTATCTGTGTTTTGCTTGTATACCCTTGGGGTGTAATGTAATTGGTGAATTGAAAAGCAATTGCTTGTCACGCTAGCGCAGTTTCGTCATTTAAATGCGTTAAAGTGGCAAGCTCATTTTGGCTGTATTTTGTTGGTACTCATGGCATTTTGTTTTCGTTCTCTCGTTTTGCTGGGCTTGTTAGGCCAGATTGCGCTTGCGCATGCAACTGACCCACGCTCGTTTACGGTCAACGCCGAAGATGCTCGGCGCACTTCATTGCGTTTCCGGGTACAAGAAAATGAAACCCCGCGTAGTCCGCGCGAAATTGAATACCAAACCCGCCAGTCATACACCGTGCGGCACGTGCAATATTTTCCACTGGCCGGGCAGCTAGCCTACGCGGGGCTAAATCTTCCATATCATCGTATCGAGCAGGATTTCAAAAATAGCCGTCGTCGAGGCGACGATCAAACTGGCATGGGTGATCCAATGCTGGCCTTTGGGCTAGGACTGTATCGAATGCCGGCCTTAAGTCGTGAAGCCTTGCGCAGCTATGACGACGATGGGTTTAGTAGTGGCTGCCAGTTTCATATCTCAGTGCCACTTGGCTCCTATCAGGGCATGCGGGCGAGTAATCCCGGTGGTAATCGTTGGATGCTTATTCCGGAATGTCAGATTGGCTGGAATCATGGCGATTGGCTGCTAGAAGGCTTGGCCAGCTTCAATTGGTTTTCTACAAATCACGACTATCGTGGCACTAGTTTTAGTCAAGACACGCAATACAATTTCAAGCTCATTACCACCTATGGCTCACAACGCACGATGTATGGTGGTTTGACTTTGGAGTATCGCACCGGGGGTGCAACTAGCCGGGCTGGGCGTTCTGACGATAATGCACTAAATAACTGGATTGGCGGCGCGATGTTTTATTTCAAACTGGCTCCGGAAGTGAATTTGAAATTGATTGGCGAATTGCCGCTCAAAACCGAGGCTGGCTCCACGAAAAGTAGCGAGCTCTCCGCTGTGATCACTTACAACTGGTAAACCGCCTAGCTACCTCGGTTGGCACGCTGCCGATTAGCCCTAAGTGGCCTGTGGTACTATCCAAGCTCTTTTCAAGGTGAGTGCGTAGTAAGTAAAGCAGCAACTCGCCTTGGGCTTTGGCATGATCTGCCACTTTGTTTGATTTCTAATAGTTGTAGCTATGTCTTTTTCCGCTCTTGGCTTATCTGATCAGCTGGTTCGTGCCACCGAGGATCAGCAGTTTCATGCGCCTACGCCAATTCAGTTGGCGGCGATTCCGGCTATTTTAGCTGGGCAAGATGTGCGTGCTTGCGCGCAAACCGGTTCGGGCAAAACGGCGGCGTTTGTGCTGCCCTTACTGGCGAAATATCAGGCGTATCGCGCGCAACTCGGTAGCCTTGACCCTGATTTGCGCCCCAAACAAAAGGCGGTGCAAACCCTGATTTTGGTGCCAACGCGCGAGCTAGCTGCGCAGGTAGGCGAGACGATACGCGCTCTGGCCAAGCATTTACCCGAATTGCCTAAGCTCGCCTGCGTGTACGGCGGGGTGTCGATTAATCCGCAAATGATGGCGCTGCGGGGCGGCGCTGATATCGTGGTGGCGACGCCGGGGCGCTTGCTGGATTTGATCGAGCAGCGCGCATTGAGCATTGCGCAGGTGAAGCATCTGGTGCTCGATGAAGCCGATCGCTTGTTTGAGCTGGGGTTTAGCGATGAACTGAACCGCATTTTGAATTTGTTGCCCGTGCAGCGACAAAATCTATTTTTCTCGGCGACCTTTGCCCCTGCGGTGCAAGCGTTGGCCGAATATTTATTGCAGTCGCCAGCGCGTATCGACATTGCCCCAACGCCAGTGGCGGCACCGGATATTTGGCAACGTGCGATTGAGGTAGACGAAGGTGCACGCACGCAATTGCTGCGTCATTTGCTTCAAAGCCAAGGCTGGCAGCGTGTGTTGGTGTTTGTCGCCACCCAATACGCCGCCGAGCATGTAGCGAAAAAACTCAAACGTGCGGGCATCAAGGCTGAGGCGTTTCACGGCAGCTTTGAGCAGGGCAAGCGCAGTCAGGTGATTAGCGATATTAAAGCGTCACGCATTCAGGTGGTCGTGGCCACCGATTTGGCCGCGCGCGGCATCGATATTGCTCAATTGCCTGCGGTGGTGAATTACGACTTGCCGCGCTCTAGCACCGATTACACGCACCGCATTGGCCGTACCGGCAGGGCGGGCGAACGCGGTGAGGCGGTGAGTTTTATTACCGCCGATTATGCTGCGCATTTTCGCGTGATTGAAAAGCAGCTCAAGCTGAAAATCGAGCGGGAGCAAATTGCGGGTTTTGAGCCTAAAGAAGTGATCAGCGCGGCGGCTCCGGTATTGGTGGCCGACGATCATGGCGGGATTAAGGGTAAGCGCAAAAGCAAAAAAGACAAATTGCGCGAAGCGGCCGCTTTGGCACAGCAGAAAGAATAAGGCATGGGGTATTTGCCTTTGGATATTATTCAGTATTTGTTCTGAGCATATACCCTAGGGTTGTGCATGTTAGCGATGCAGAATAGCATCAATCTGCTTGGCACTATGTAGCTGTGCGATGGCCGCCTTGAGTTGAGCCGCAGGGATATTGGGTTGTGGTGCCAGCAGGCAAAAAGTATCTTGAATATCCACAGTTTGAACGATCCGTAATTGCTGGCCGCTAGGGCTGCGGCGATTAAACTCTTCCACATTCAAGCGGTTGGCAATACTGTGCTGCAGCTTGCCATTCTGAGTATTTTTCAGCAAAACCTCTTGGCTGGGTGAATCTATGCGCCGTATTAAACCACGCTGCATTTGCGCGGCTAATTTGGGGTAATGATAGCCAAGCACGGTACCCAGATTCAGAAAGCTGGCCTGCTCAAGATTGATTTCATGTTGCGGGTGTTGCGCAGCTTGGATAATGACGTTTTCTTGCGTAATGAACAGGCCACTCCAGCGCTCCGGTGGGATGCTTAGATTGAGCCACTTTGGATTCAAATGGCAGAGTAGATCGGCCTCGTTATTCTCCACTGCGCCCACGAGACGCTTGCGGGGTAAAATCACCCAAGCGATTTTGGCATCACTATTGCGGGCGATTTGTTCGAATAGCTCAATAAAAAGGCCACTGTGCGGCTGGTCATGTTGAAACACTATTTGTGGCGCATTCCAAGCCGAATCAATGGCAATCCGTAATACCCGCTCCGCGGCCATACAGCTGCTGCAGAACAGCGAAAAGATAAGCCAGAGCCAGAACCGATGCATTGGGGAAGTTCGCCTTCACAAATAGGGTTGATCTGTTGCCAATGTAGCCTAAATGCGGGGAAATGCTGGGCGGATCACACTTTCAGCAAGGCTTCGCGCCCTGGCAACCAGCGATCCAGATGCGGCTGCGCCAGTTGCGGATTGTGCGCCAGAATTTGCTCGGCCGTTTCGCGGGCGACTTCCAGCAAGTCCGCATCGGCCTCCAGATCGGCAAAGCGCAGCATTGGCACGCCCGATTGCTTCACCCCCGCCAGCTCGCCCGGGCCGCGAATTTGCAAATCTTGCCGCGCAATTTCAAAGCCATCGGTGTGCTCGTAAATCACTTTCAGCCGTGCTTTGGCGGTGTCGCCCAGCGGGCCGGTGTAGAGCAAGATACATAAACTGGCGTGTGCGCCACGGCCAACGCGGCCGCGCAGCTGGTGTAATTGCGACAAGCCCATGCGCTCGGCGTGCTCGATCACCATTAAGCTGGCGTTGGGCACATCGACGCCCACCTCGATCACCGTGGTGGCGACCAGCACTTGAATT from Chitinibacter fontanus encodes:
- a CDS encoding TIGR01621 family pseudouridine synthase; the encoded protein is MSLNPVITILDIQPEFIVINKPANLDFHHTADQISLVDLVRIQTGLTELFTVHRLDKMTSGILLLARSSESARYFSQLFAEHRIQKYYLALSDKKPSKKQGWVKGGMEKGRNGSWKLVRDGGLSAVTQFFSYGLGEGQRLFVLKPLSGRTHQLRVAMKSLGSPILGDERYAGTAADRGYLHAYAIEFIFANQHYQYIAPPNSGDLFQTPQLLNTLTQLGHPSELAWPK
- a CDS encoding DMT family transporter, which produces MQSFYTLFALIIGLIVPLQAAVNNQLKAVIGGSTPLAALVSFAVGMITLILMSLITGQKFSGLLALPKAEPWMLLGGIMGAMFVFGTTLIAPKLGAASMMALIIGGQVIASLLFDKFGWLGLPLREISWPRLLGAALIVVGVLLVNFGNQWINKST
- a CDS encoding rhodanese-like domain-containing protein gives rise to the protein MHHISAIELKTWLDDSSLIPPKLLDVREAWEFALCHIPRSEHIPMGNIPADQARLDPDATYVVICHHGVRSYQVAGFLERQGFENMINLDGGVAAWAEQVDPAMATY
- a CDS encoding substrate-binding periplasmic protein, which translates into the protein MKAMQRLVLGLSLFSYVPMAWPTTQARAVFLLSSGNSMPMLEVKNDQPQRGILKDVALALASELNRQAQFKVLPRKRLEQELVSGSADLYCYTMPKWLSADVQWSQPLIRNHDVIATRADTRPPKSLGELKGKPLGTVLGYVYPELEQTLGPAFRRDDGFSETQNLRKLLANRHNYLLISEAEWLYLRSNPTMRAQLNPDYLRISSYDNYCALSRKSSISLQSLNSAIAKLKKQNRFTAIQSQYY
- a CDS encoding peptidase U32 family protein; translation: MLLPHQLELLSPAKNAEIGREAILHGADAVYIGGPGFGARHNAANSIEDIAELVKFAHRYHSRIFVTLNTILHDSELEPARQQIIQLYEAGVDALIVQDMGVLSLDIPPIQLHASTQCDIRTPEKAAFLADVGFSQVVLARELGLGKVKQISDFMGDRATIEYFIHGALCVAFSGQCNISHAHTGRSANRGDCSQACRLPYTLTDQNGRVVAFDKHLLSMKDNDQTNNLEALIDAGVRSFKIEGRYKDMQYVKNITAHYRLLLDEIMESRSEFAPASSGRSDIFFRPNVDKSFHRGHTDYFATARKEDIGAFDSPKYVGVPLGTVTKVTDKYFELEVADQNDAMSNGDGLNFMKKREVIGVQANTVEAANKAAGIWRVFPNEMMSELVGLKAGTPIHRNRDHAWEQALTKKSAERKIGAWLTLNETSSGLALTMTDADGCSATAQVELQLEIAQNADKAWSTLRDNLAKLGNTMFYAEDVALNLSQPWFAPASVINALRRDVVEKLEAERVAAWYRPERKAPVEPPALYPDETLSFLGNVYNAKAREFYAKHGVKLIAAAYEAHEEAGEVPLMVTKHCLRFSFNLCPKQAKGVIGVKGQIKAESMTLSSGSESYRLDFDCKPCEMHVVGKMKPHILKAPPPTTANVQKIEFYQAKPDGFAH
- a CDS encoding GGDEF domain-containing protein, which translates into the protein MATWAGEVGMDKINTWQWILLLLGFRALLEFIPLPDVHDLYGVILTSTVLILIWRKLNYQEALLRPFIVGVLIYWFGYIFDYLDGLLNGQGYWGKFADTVDDLLFAIGFCLIGLTFLRVMNNRNHLIEQLHNENARSRALQQSLYQQAYTDELTGLGNRRALFEYLAQKLQTGESGTLLYIDVNNFKPVNDQFGHDVGDLVLQRCARKLSYQGALAFRLGGDEFVALLEQQNPQQWIRDLSEHAQRLSAEYGISFSVGMAHFSAAHPVSTDELLAQADQAMYSEKTAAKTRQR
- a CDS encoding transporter, whose amino-acid sequence is MAFCFRSLVLLGLLGQIALAHATDPRSFTVNAEDARRTSLRFRVQENETPRSPREIEYQTRQSYTVRHVQYFPLAGQLAYAGLNLPYHRIEQDFKNSRRRGDDQTGMGDPMLAFGLGLYRMPALSREALRSYDDDGFSSGCQFHISVPLGSYQGMRASNPGGNRWMLIPECQIGWNHGDWLLEGLASFNWFSTNHDYRGTSFSQDTQYNFKLITTYGSQRTMYGGLTLEYRTGGATSRAGRSDDNALNNWIGGAMFYFKLAPEVNLKLIGELPLKTEAGSTKSSELSAVITYNW
- a CDS encoding DEAD/DEAH box helicase, with product MSFSALGLSDQLVRATEDQQFHAPTPIQLAAIPAILAGQDVRACAQTGSGKTAAFVLPLLAKYQAYRAQLGSLDPDLRPKQKAVQTLILVPTRELAAQVGETIRALAKHLPELPKLACVYGGVSINPQMMALRGGADIVVATPGRLLDLIEQRALSIAQVKHLVLDEADRLFELGFSDELNRILNLLPVQRQNLFFSATFAPAVQALAEYLLQSPARIDIAPTPVAAPDIWQRAIEVDEGARTQLLRHLLQSQGWQRVLVFVATQYAAEHVAKKLKRAGIKAEAFHGSFEQGKRSQVISDIKASRIQVVVATDLAARGIDIAQLPAVVNYDLPRSSTDYTHRIGRTGRAGERGEAVSFITADYAAHFRVIEKQLKLKIEREQIAGFEPKEVISAAAPVLVADDHGGIKGKRKSKKDKLREAAALAQQKE
- a CDS encoding substrate-binding periplasmic protein; translation: MAAERVLRIAIDSAWNAPQIVFQHDQPHSGLFIELFEQIARNSDAKIAWVILPRKRLVGAVENNEADLLCHLNPKWLNLSIPPERWSGLFITQENVIIQAAQHPQHEINLEQASFLNLGTVLGYHYPKLAAQMQRGLIRRIDSPSQEVLLKNTQNGKLQHSIANRLNVEEFNRRSPSGQQLRIVQTVDIQDTFCLLAPQPNIPAAQLKAAIAQLHSAKQIDAILHR